The proteins below are encoded in one region of Desulfonatronum sp. SC1:
- a CDS encoding toll/interleukin-1 receptor domain-containing protein codes for MKPSDRINLIKEISAFLGKENWTLIDLTLKQFKFPWSDQWNGNSTEDYIIDMISNAEDQSLVDLAKHLGVVTELESSEQPAFWSPNQPRIFLSHLATEKRSLKIFKAELGKYGLACFVAHEDIEPTKEWQSEIEIALTTMDALVAYLTPGFNESKWTDQEIGVAIGRKVPIVPLKVGIDPYGFIGKYQALQAKDRMPNEVAREIVELLAAKPQIAFKISNALVERLEDSSSWAESKRVMDLIEKCRQFSDEVLERLKAAPKDNSQVRDAWGVPERIKTIVEKISS; via the coding sequence ATGAAACCATCAGACAGAATTAACCTTATTAAAGAAATATCTGCATTTCTAGGAAAAGAAAATTGGACGCTGATTGATCTAACTCTAAAACAATTCAAATTTCCATGGTCTGATCAATGGAACGGAAATAGCACCGAAGATTATATAATTGATATGATCAGTAACGCAGAAGATCAATCCTTAGTGGATTTAGCAAAACATCTTGGAGTTGTTACTGAGCTTGAGTCTTCTGAACAACCGGCATTCTGGTCTCCAAATCAACCACGTATTTTTTTGAGCCATCTTGCAACTGAAAAAAGATCTTTAAAAATTTTTAAAGCGGAGCTGGGGAAATATGGACTCGCATGTTTCGTCGCTCATGAAGATATAGAACCTACAAAAGAATGGCAGTCAGAAATTGAGATTGCCTTGACCACGATGGATGCACTTGTAGCATACCTGACACCAGGATTTAATGAAAGTAAATGGACGGATCAAGAAATTGGTGTTGCAATTGGGCGTAAGGTCCCAATTGTTCCATTGAAAGTTGGAATTGATCCTTATGGGTTCATCGGTAAGTATCAAGCCCTTCAAGCAAAAGACCGCATGCCAAATGAAGTTGCACGAGAGATCGTTGAACTATTGGCTGCAAAGCCTCAGATTGCATTTAAAATATCAAACGCCTTGGTCGAGCGCCTTGAAGATTCATCATCTTGGGCAGAGTCAAAACGAGTAATGGATTTAATAGAAAAATGCCGTCAATTTTCCGATGAGGTTCTTGAGAGGCTCAAGGCTGCACCAAAAGATAATTCACAAGTACGTGATGCTTGGGGTGTTCCTGAGCGAATTAAAACCATTGTAGAAAAAATTAGCAGCTAA